From a single Pseudorasbora parva isolate DD20220531a chromosome 17, ASM2467924v1, whole genome shotgun sequence genomic region:
- the mavs gene encoding mitochondrial antiviral-signaling protein, translating into MSLTREQFYNKAIRPNLARFSSMVKVRDIMPHLSCLTQTDREEIEAKRDMSGNFIAMQTLLDNLRRRENWPEEFIKALMNCEHRELADEMSTAYDRIRGITNNTAASAAPVPRPAPTPAPSYSSAGATATVIQATIHTVPATTSPLLIPPAGEVPAHSNAPSIMAAPEPSPAPVLKVPETQQVQELPTPVQAPSLEPVSQVEIAPSQAPPPAVVSKVPTHTGPAENKTHVLDTPDGLALADQTTTSSTGGTPLSTSSAQPSSSNTSQIQITQPCTTFQSSHIQVPIPVKDTSTSEKLPVQDTNPPLKKGTIQGPTEISDPTANELVQRNNTVGLPVLNSQTNSTITGQATSSAPTEGVMHSPSSIDQEYFSKPGILQPEPQQNRAETLPVLPEDPCSVVSDELEISRETECSTELSNIPPPLTPNQPEEDHYESVFESQTLTNLIQYAEQAPAENLNGQPPSMLQHSRVISEDQHTLNHVGTENIVPLSDPSGHDSEASDCKKSATINYQEQESNARPATILQPEQREEGRPELFRINNFQLIAAAATGITLSVFLAWKLKH; encoded by the exons ATGTCATTGACACGTGAACAATTTTATAATAAAGCGATCAGGCCAAATTTGGCTCGCTTTTCATCGATGGTCAAAGTGAGAGATATCATGCCTCACCTGTCATGCCTCACACAAACCGATAGG GAAGAGATCGAAGCTAAGAGAGATATGTCTGGAAACTTCATTGCTATGCAGACACTTCTGGACAATTTACGCAGACGAGAGAACTGGCCTGAGGAGTTCATCAAGGCACTGATGAACTGTGAACATAGGGAACTGGCTGATGAGATGAGCACTGCTTATGACAGGATCAGGGGAATCACAA aTAATACAGCTGCTTCAGCTGCTCCTGTGCCCAGACCTGCACCTACTCCAGCGCCTTCTTATTCTTCTGCTGGTGCCACAGCAACCGTAATCCAAGCAACAATTCATACTGTCCCAGCGACCACTTCTCCTTTGCTGATTCCACCTGCAGGGGAGGTCCCAGCACATTCAAACGCCCCTTCCATCATGGCAGCCCCAGAACCATCTCCTGCTCCTGTTCTCAAAGTTCCAGAGACACAGCAAGTGCAGGAACTTCCTACTCCAGTTCAAGCACCTTCTCTTGAACCAGTATCCCAAGTTGAAATTGCTCCTTCTCAAGCACCTCCCCCTGCTGTAGTCTCCAAGGTCCCAACCCACACTGGGCCAGCTGAGAACAAAACACATGTTTTAGATACTCCAGATGGATTGGCTTTAGCAGACCAAACCACCACCTCATCAACTGGTGGAACTCCCCTCTCCACCTCAAGTGCTCAACCATCCTCCTCAAACACTTCTCAAATTCAAATTACACAGCCTTGCACCACTTTCCAGAGTTCTCATATCCAGGTGCCAATCCCAGTCAAGGACACTTCCACCTCTGAGAAGCTCCCTGTCCAAGACACTAATCCCCCTTTGAAAAAGGGAACAATTCAGGGGCCTACAGAGATTTCTGACCCAACTGCAAATGAG CTTGTTCAGAGGAACAACACTGTTGGATTACCAGTTTTGAATAGCCAAACAAATTCAACTATAACAGGTCAGGCAACATCATCTGCACCTACTGAGGGTGTTATGCACTCTCCCTCTTCCATCGACCAGGAATATTTCAGCAAACCTGGCATCCTTCAGCCAGAACCACAACAGAACAGAGCAGAGACTCTTCCTGTCTTGCCAGAAGATCCTTGCTCAGTGGTTTCAGATGAATTGGAGATCAGCAGAGAAACAGAATGTTCGACAGAGCTTTCTAATATTCCTCCTCCCTTGACTCCTAACCAGCCTGAGGAAGACCACTATGAATCTGTCTTTGAGAGTCAGACACTGACCAATTTAATCCAGTATGCTGAACAGGCACCTGCTGAAAATTTAAATGGTCAGCCACCAAGCATGCTGCAACATAGCAGAGTCATCTCTGAGGACCAGCATACCCTGAACCATGTTGGGACAGAAAATATAGTTCCTCTCAGTGATCCATCTGGGCATGATTCAGAGGCATCAGACTGTAAGAAGTCAGCCACCATCAACTACCAAGAGCAAGAATCTAATGCTAGGCCGGCAACTATACTACAGCCAGAGCAGAGAGAAGAGGGCCGTCCAGAGTTATTCAGGATAAACAACTTCCAACtcattgctgctgctgctactgGGATCACTCTGTCTGTTTTCCTGGCCTGGAAGCTCAAGCATTAA